The segment GGCTGGGCGGACCTGTTCTGCTGCATGGCTCGAGGCTAGGTCGCGCGCGTGAGAGGACGATGAGGACGGCCTGTGCGCGGGCTGTGCCGGCGCGTGCGTTGGTCGACCGCCGGGGCCGGGCGACCGGCTAGGTCTCCTCGGGCTCCGGTGGCGCCTCGGCGCCCTCGGACTCGTCGCGGGTCGCCCACTCGAGCAGCGGGGCGATGTCGAACGGGTGGTCGTCGATCCCGGCGTGCAGGTCGCCGATCTCCGCGAACCGCTGGGGCATCGTGAAGATGGTGAAGTCGTCGGGCACGCAGCCGTCGACCTCGTCCCAGCGGATCGGCGCCGACACGCGGGCCTCGGGCACGCCCCGGACGGAGTAGGCGGCGGCGATGGTGTGGTCGCGGGCGTTCTGGTTGTAGTCGACGAAGAGCTGCGAGGGGTCGCGGTCCTTGCGCCACCACGCCGTCGTGACCTCTCCCCCGGCCCGCCGCTCGACCTCGCGTGCGAACGCCAGCGCGCCGCGGCGTACGTCCTGGAAGCCGTGGTCGGGTGGGATCCGCACGTAGACGTGCATCCCCGACCCGCCGCTGGTCTTGGGGAAGCCGACGGCACCGAGCTCGTCGAGCACCTCGTGGGCGATGTGAGCGACCCGCTGAACGGTGGCCCAGTCACATGCGGGCCCCGGGTCGAGGTCGATGCGCCACTCGTCGGGCTTCTCGGTGTCGGAGCGCCGGCTGTTCCACGGGTGGAACTCGACCGTCGACATCTGCACCGCCCAGATGACGCTCGCCAGCTCGGTCACGCACAGCTCGTCGGCGGTGCGCTTCCACCGCGGGAAGAACAGCTGGACGGTCTCCACCCAGTCGGGTGCTCCGGCGGGCAGGCGCTTCTGGTGCACCTTGTCGCCCGCCAGTCCCTTGGGGAAGCGGTGCAGCATGCACGGACGCTCGAGGAGGGCGTTGACGATCCCGTCGCCGACGGCGAGGTAGTACTCGACGAGGTCGACCTTGGTCGCGCCGCTCGGCGCCGCGTCGGTGGGCGGGAAGTAGACGCGGTCGGGGTTGGTGACCTTGACGACGCGGTCGTCGACCTCGATCTCGATGAACGGCGACGCCATGTCAAGGAGCGTAGTCGGAGGCGACGCAGTCGCGTCCGGCGTCGCGAACGAGGTCGACTACGGCGCGGACGTCTCCGACGGCTGCTGCTGCTCGGGCTGCTGTTGCTGCTGCCCGTCCTGCTGCTGGGTCTGCTGGTCGCCGGGCGGCGTCTCCTGCGGCTTGTCCACGGTCACCGTGACGACGTCGGACCAGCCCTCGTCGGCGTACTGGCTCTCGGGACGGTGCCAGCGGAACTCGGTGGTCTCCGCAACGGGTACGACGACTCGCGCGACGCCGTCGCGCGAGGCGAGGACGGGCTTGCCGACCGGGGCCCACTGGCCGCCGGGCGAGCGGGACTCCAGCACGAGCGGGTCGCCCGTGAGGCGTCCGGACCCGTCGGTGACCCGTCCGGTGAGCTCGACCTCCTCGTCGGGCTTCACCTGCTGCCTGCCTGCCGCCACGCTCGTCGACAGCGACACGCCCTCGAAGTCGAAGGTCGAGCCCGACGCCCTGACGGCGTCGAGGTTGAAGGCCTTGCCGTCGCAGCCGAAGCCGGTGACCGCGAAGCCGGGGCCGTCGCCGTGGTCGGCGGCGAACTGCGCCGGGGTGGCGGATCCGACCCGGTCGACGGTGGCGCCCGAGGCCAGGTCGACGAGCGCCCAGTCGTAGGTGAGTGCGGAGGAGGACACGGTGGTCCAGGACCCGGCCGGGGCCGAGACGGCCGCCCGCCCGCGCCAGGCGGTGCCGGCCGGGCTCTGCCGGCTCACGGCCATGACCCACGAGACGCCCGAGCTTCCGCCGGTGGCCGCGACGGCGACCGACGAGTCGAGCCCGGCGAGCGAGTCGAACGAGGCGTAGGGGCCGGACGCGCTGCCGGCGGCGGTCGGGACGAGGCCCAGCGACCGGCGTCCGAGCGGGGCGGCGTAGGGACCGAGGTTGATGCGGGAGGCGGGTGCGGCTGCGTTGCCGAGCAGGTCGGCGCACCCGACGTAGGTGAGGTAGACGTCGGCGTCGCCGGTGGCGGGACCGGACAGCGTGCGCGAGCCGCCCGCGGCGTGGGCGGGACTGGTGACCAGGGTCGTCCCCACGGTCAGGGTCAAGGTCGTGGCGACCAAGGCCGTCATGATGCTGCGCACGTGCATGGATTCCTGCTCCCCGTGACACGGCACACCCCTCCGGTGTGCCGAGCTGACTCCATCATGCTGGTCAAAGCAAAGGATGTGAACCGTCCAGGCGTGGAAGTCACCCCAATTGGTGGCCATAACCGGCGTCGGCTCCCCTGTCGGACCGCGCAGCTAGGTTGGCCCCATGCCGCTGCGGGGTCAGGACGTCGCCCGCCACCCCGTGCGTCGCATCGAGGTGCGCGCCGGCCACGAGCTCCCGGATCACCGCTACCCAGCATCGATCCCGGCCGTCGCCCAGGTGCTGCGCGACGGGCTCGATCTGGCCCCGGGCGTCACCTTCCTCGTCGGGGAGAACGGCTCGGGCAAGTCCACGCTCGTCGAAGGCGCGGCGATCGCCTACGGCCTCTCGCCGGAGGGCGGCAGCACGCACAGCCGGCACTCCACCCGTGCCACCGAGTCGCCGCTCAGCGACGCGCTGCAGCTGGTCAGGGGCGCCGGGGCCAGCAAGTGGGGCTTCTTCCTGCGCGCCGAGACGATGCACGGCTGGTACTCCTACATCGAGGACCTCGGTGGTGACGTCGCCTTCCACGACCTGAGCCACGGCGAGTCGTTCCTCGCGGTGCTGGAGTCCCGGTTCACGGGACCGGGCTTCTTCTGCCTCGACGAGCCGGAGGCAGCGCTGTCGTTCTCCTCGACCCTGGGGCTTGTCGCGACGTTGCAGCGCGTCGTGGCGCGTCGCGGCCAGGTCCTGTGCGCGACCCACTCCCCCGTGCTCGCCGCCATGCCCGGCGCCCGGATCCTGGAGGCCGGGCCGTGGGGGCTGCGCGAGTCGGCGTGGGAGGACCTGGAGGTCGTCGACCACTGGCGGCGCTACCTCGCCGAGCCGTGGGCCTACCTGCGCCACCTGCAGGACGACTGACGACGCTGCCGCGGGTCGGGTCAGGCCCGACGCCGCAGGGTGGCTGCGAACATCGCGTCGGTGCCGTCGCGGTGCGGCCACAGCTGGAAGCGGTCGACCTCGTCGGTGTCGCCGCGGCGGGCCAGCACGGCGCGTACGACGTCGCTGGTCTCCGCGACCACGGGCGAGCAGGTCGCGTAGACCACCACGCCGCCCGGTCGCACCGACTCCAGGGCCGAGTCGAGCAGCACCTGCTGGATCCCGACGAGCTCCTCGACGTCCTCGGGCGTACGACGCCAGCGCGACTCGGGACGTCGTCGGAGCGCACCGAGCCCCGAGCACGGAGCGTCGACCAGCACCCGGTCGAAGGTGCCGGGGAGCCAGGCGGGGCGCATGCCGTCGCCGGCGAGCACCTGCGCGGCGGCCTCGGGTGTGGCACGCAGCGCCGACGCGACCAGCGCGGCCCGGTGCGGCTGGCGCTCGTTGGCGACGAGCACCGCCCCGCGCTGAGCAGCCAGCGCCGCCAACAGGGCGGCCTTGCCCCCCGGCCCGGCGCACAGGTCGAGCCACCGCTCGTCGCGGCCGTCCATCGGGGAATCCGCCAGCGCGAGCGCGACGACCTGCGAACCCTCGTCCTGCACCCCGGCGCGTCCCTCGGCGACCGCCGGGACGGCGGAAGGGTCGCCACCGGCCAGGGTCACGGCGTACGGCGACCGGCCGGTGCGGGTGCCGCCCGCGGCCTCGAGCTCCTCGACGGTCGACATGCCGGGGCGGGCGACCAGCGTGACCCGCGGCGGGGCGTTGTCGGCCTCCAGCAACGCGTCGAGCTCGTCGTCGCTGCCGACGGACGCGGCCAGCGCCTCCCCCAGCGCCGCGACGACCCAGCGGGGGTGGGACCTGGCGACGGCGAGGTGGGCGTACGGGTCGTGCTGCCGGTCGGGTGCGACCTCGTCGACCCACCCGGCGAGGTCGCGCCGGCTGATCGTGCGCAGGACGGCGTTGACCAGGCCGGCCGGCCCCCGGCCGACGGTGGCGCGGACGAGGTCGACGCTGGTCGAGATCGCGGCGTGGTCGGGGACCCGCATGGAGAGCAGCTGGTGCGTCCCCAGCCGGAGCACGTCGCGCACCTCCGGCTGGAGGCGCGGCTTGGTGAGGCAGGCGTCGATCACGGCGTCGTACAGACCGTGCATCCGGATCGCCCCGGACGAGAGCTCGGTGGCCAGCGCGGCGTCGCGACCGGTCAGCCCGTGCTTGCGCAGGACCTGCGGCAGCACGAGGTTCGCGTAGGCGTCGTCGGCGCGCACGGCGGTGAGCACGTCGAGCGCCGCGCGGCGGGCCTTGTCGACCGGGCGGCGTCGGTCACTCACCGAGGTGCTCCCGCACGAGCTTCTTCGGCGCCTTCGTCGCCCAGGCGTCGGTGATGATCTCCTCGAGCTCGTCGCGGCCGATCTCCCCGAGCCGCGACTGCTGCACGAGCACGGCGGCGTAGCCCTTGAAGTGGTCGATGGTGAAGAACGGCGTGGACCCGTCCGCGACCAGCGCGTGCTTCTCCACCTCGGTCGGCGTCGTGATCACGACCAGGTCGTCGTACATCTCCCCCGTGTCCGGGTCGACGGCCGACTTGTGCGGCGCGCGGTAGAGGACGAAACCCTTGCCCTTGTCGCCGCGGGGCACCTTCCAGGTCGGCCGGTCGCCCCAGGAGATCCCGAGCTCGGTCTCCGGCAGGCTGCCGCAGATCTCGTCGACGTCCTCCGGACGGGCGGGCCGGCTCACGAGGGGACGACCTGCTCGCCGAGGCGGACGCCGGACTCCAGGCGCACGCCGCGGGCCCAGTCTGCGGCGCCCATCTGCTTCTTGCCGAAGGCCTTGACCTGACCGAGCTCGACGGGCGTGGTGGCGGTGCCGACGAACACGGCGTTCTTGGTGACCTCCAGGACGCCCGGGGTCAGCGGCCCGCGGTCGACCGGGCGCAGCGGGCCGATCTTGATCCGCTCGCCCTCGAAGGTGCTCCACGCACCGGGGGCCGGCTCGCAGGCGCGTACCTGCCGGTCGATGGCCACCGCCGGGAGGTTCCAGTCGATGCGGGCGTCCTCGACGAGGATCTTGGGGGCGAACGAGACGCCCTCCGCCTGCTGCTCGCGCGCCTCGAGGGTGCCGTCCTCGATCCCGTCGAGGGTCTGCACCAGCAGGCCCGCTCCGCCGTCGGCCAGGCGCGCGAGGAGGTCACCGGCGGTGTCGGTGGGCCGCACCCGCTCGGTCATCACCCCGAAGACCGGTCCGGCGTCGAGCGCCTTGACGATCCGGAACGTGGTCGCGCCGGTGACCTCGTCACCCGCCCAGAGCGAGTGCTGCACGGGGGCGGCGCCGCGCCAGGACGGGAGCACGGAGAAGTGCAGGTTGATCCAGCCGTGCGGCACCAGGTCGAGCGCCGACTGCGGGAGCAGGGCGCCGTACGCCACGACCGGGCAGGCGTCGGGACGCAGCGCGGCGAGCTCCTGCTGGAAGTCCGGGTCGCGCGGGTGCTCGGGCTTGAGGACGGGTACGCCGAGCTCCTCCGCGCGTTGGGCGACCGGGCTGGCGACCAGCCTGCGACCCCGCCCGCTCGGGGCGTCGGGTCGGGTGACGACGCCGACGAGCTCGTGGCGGCTGTCGGCGATCGCGTCGAGCGCGGGCACGGCAACCTCGGGCGTGCCGGCGAAGACGACGCGCATCAGCTGGGGACCTTCATCGGGCGAATCCGTTCGTCGGGTGGGGGCTGAAGCGGACCGTCGGCTGCTCGAGACCGAACCACTCGGACTCGCGGATCTCCTTCATCGCCGCCTTGCGCGCGGCGGTGTCGAGCTTGTCGATGAAGAGGATGCCGTCGAGGTGGTCGGTCTCGTGCTGCATGGCGCGGGCCAGCAGCTCCGACGCCTCGATCCGCTGCGGCTCGCCGTACATGTCGAAGCCGGTCGCGACCACAGACAGCGCCCGGAGGCAGTCGTAGGTGAGCTCCGGGAGGGAGAGGCAGCCCTCCGCGCCGTCCTGGGTCTCGTCGGAGAGCTCGAGGGAGGGGTTGACCAGGTGGCCGACCTCGCCGTGGACGTTCCAGGTGAAGACCCGCAGGCCCACGCCGATCTGCGGCGCCGCGAGACCGGCGCCGGGGGCGGCGAGCATCGTGTCGGTCAGGTCGGTGACGAGCTGACGGACCTCGCGGTTGAAGTCGTCGACCTCCACCGCGCGCTGGCGGAGCACGGGGTCACCGAAGAGACGGATGGGCTGGACGGCCACGGAGCTCCTTCGCTCGGCTGGTCGCGGTCTGGGTCGTGCCCGGGTCCGGCTCGGGCAGTGGCCAAGTCTAGGGAGGCGCCCGCTGAGACGTCAGAGCGGCCGGTCTCCGGGGCGGCCGCGCACCATGACGTACGACGTCCGCGCGCGACGTGGGCGCCGGGGCGGGCCGGCTCAGATCGTCAGGGGGTCGACCTGGATCCGGACGGGGTCGAGCTTGCGGGCCGAGCGCACCCGCTGGAGGTCGCCGAGGGAGCGGGAGAGCGCCTCCCCGCTGGACCGCGGGACGCGGAGCAGGACCCGGTGCTCGTCGTCCACCGGGACCGGACCGAGCACCTCGGCGCCGGCGGGGAGGTCGACCAGGTGGAGGACGTCGTCGAGCGCCCCGAGGTCACCCGTGACCGTCGCGAGCCGGGCTGCGGGCGGGAGGTGGGCCTGCGAGCGCTCCTGCGCCTCCCGTCGGGCGAAGCCGGTCGGGTCCCACCGCACGAGGGCCTGCAGCGCGGGGTGGGCCGGGTCGCCCACGGCCACGACGTGACCGCCGGGCCGCACGAGGGCTGCTGCGTTGAGCCACCGGCGCAGGGCCTCCTCGGCCGCCCGCAGGTCGTCGCGGGCCAGGCTCAACCAGGTGTCGAGGACGATGACGGCCGTGTAGCCATCGTCGGCGACGGGCTCGGCCCCGACGGTGGCGACCACGAGGTCGGCCGAGTCGCCGACCCGGTCGACGACCCGCTCGCCGCTGGAGCTGCGGACGGTGGTGCCGGGGAACATCCGGCCCAGCTCCTCCGCGGTGCGGGCCTCACCCCGCACCGGCGCGCGCAGCCCGTGGCCACCGCACGTGGGGCACGCCCAGGGCGACTCGACGTGACCGCACCACCGGCAGTGCGGCGGCACCGCGGGACCGTCCACCACGAGCGGTCCGGTGCAGACGGTGCAGCGGGCGGGGGCGCGGCAGGTGTCGCAGGCCAGCGACGCGGCGTAGCCGGCACGCGGCGTCTGCACGAGCACGGGCCCGGTCGTGAGACCGCGCCGGATGGCGTCGTATGCGGCGCGCGGGATGCGGGTGCCGACGGACCGGTCCTCGGCCGGCACGGCCTCGACGCGGGCGCGCCGTCGCAGCACCTCGCGGGGCACCGCCAGCTCGTGCGCCCAGCCGGTGGCGACCAGCTGCTCGGCCTCCGGGGTGCGGGCCACGCCGCCGAGGAGCGCCGCCGTCCC is part of the Nocardioides cavernae genome and harbors:
- the ligD gene encoding non-homologous end-joining DNA ligase, with translation MASPFIEIEVDDRVVKVTNPDRVYFPPTDAAPSGATKVDLVEYYLAVGDGIVNALLERPCMLHRFPKGLAGDKVHQKRLPAGAPDWVETVQLFFPRWKRTADELCVTELASVIWAVQMSTVEFHPWNSRRSDTEKPDEWRIDLDPGPACDWATVQRVAHIAHEVLDELGAVGFPKTSGGSGMHVYVRIPPDHGFQDVRRGALAFAREVERRAGGEVTTAWWRKDRDPSQLFVDYNQNARDHTIAAAYSVRGVPEARVSAPIRWDEVDGCVPDDFTIFTMPQRFAEIGDLHAGIDDHPFDIAPLLEWATRDESEGAEAPPEPEET
- a CDS encoding AAA family ATPase; this encodes MPLRGQDVARHPVRRIEVRAGHELPDHRYPASIPAVAQVLRDGLDLAPGVTFLVGENGSGKSTLVEGAAIAYGLSPEGGSTHSRHSTRATESPLSDALQLVRGAGASKWGFFLRAETMHGWYSYIEDLGGDVAFHDLSHGESFLAVLESRFTGPGFFCLDEPEAALSFSSTLGLVATLQRVVARRGQVLCATHSPVLAAMPGARILEAGPWGLRESAWEDLEVVDHWRRYLAEPWAYLRHLQDD
- a CDS encoding RsmB/NOP family class I SAM-dependent RNA methyltransferase; translated protein: MSDRRRPVDKARRAALDVLTAVRADDAYANLVLPQVLRKHGLTGRDAALATELSSGAIRMHGLYDAVIDACLTKPRLQPEVRDVLRLGTHQLLSMRVPDHAAISTSVDLVRATVGRGPAGLVNAVLRTISRRDLAGWVDEVAPDRQHDPYAHLAVARSHPRWVVAALGEALAASVGSDDELDALLEADNAPPRVTLVARPGMSTVEELEAAGGTRTGRSPYAVTLAGGDPSAVPAVAEGRAGVQDEGSQVVALALADSPMDGRDERWLDLCAGPGGKAALLAALAAQRGAVLVANERQPHRAALVASALRATPEAAAQVLAGDGMRPAWLPGTFDRVLVDAPCSGLGALRRRPESRWRRTPEDVEELVGIQQVLLDSALESVRPGGVVVYATCSPVVAETSDVVRAVLARRGDTDEVDRFQLWPHRDGTDAMFAATLRRRA
- a CDS encoding MmcQ/YjbR family DNA-binding protein yields the protein MSRPARPEDVDEICGSLPETELGISWGDRPTWKVPRGDKGKGFVLYRAPHKSAVDPDTGEMYDDLVVITTPTEVEKHALVADGSTPFFTIDHFKGYAAVLVQQSRLGEIGRDELEEIITDAWATKAPKKLVREHLGE
- the fmt gene encoding methionyl-tRNA formyltransferase encodes the protein MRVVFAGTPEVAVPALDAIADSRHELVGVVTRPDAPSGRGRRLVASPVAQRAEELGVPVLKPEHPRDPDFQQELAALRPDACPVVAYGALLPQSALDLVPHGWINLHFSVLPSWRGAAPVQHSLWAGDEVTGATTFRIVKALDAGPVFGVMTERVRPTDTAGDLLARLADGGAGLLVQTLDGIEDGTLEAREQQAEGVSFAPKILVEDARIDWNLPAVAIDRQVRACEPAPGAWSTFEGERIKIGPLRPVDRGPLTPGVLEVTKNAVFVGTATTPVELGQVKAFGKKQMGAADWARGVRLESGVRLGEQVVPS
- the def gene encoding peptide deformylase, which produces MAVQPIRLFGDPVLRQRAVEVDDFNREVRQLVTDLTDTMLAAPGAGLAAPQIGVGLRVFTWNVHGEVGHLVNPSLELSDETQDGAEGCLSLPELTYDCLRALSVVATGFDMYGEPQRIEASELLARAMQHETDHLDGILFIDKLDTAARKAAMKEIRESEWFGLEQPTVRFSPHPTNGFAR
- a CDS encoding primosomal protein N' encodes the protein MTSHEAPEAEMLPGLRAAVDDAKAKAAATRRRTAAQWEAAETDPVARVLVDIALAHLDRPFDYAVPTAMAETAVPGARVKVRFAGQDVDGYVVERTSHTDHTGTLQPLRRVVSPEPVLAPEVVELSETLARRYAGARSDVLRLAVPPRHAATEKVASEPAPEAPVVEAPTTWSEVAHADAYLRHLASGASPRAVWAAAPGDDWPAMVAEAVATTYAAGRGALVCVPDRRDVARVDAALADRLGEGHHVCLTADGGPAARYRDFLAVSRGARRIVVGTRSAAFAPVHDLGLVVLWDDGDDLHAEPRAPYPHTREVLLLRAEQQGTAALLGGVARTPEAEQLVATGWAHELAVPREVLRRRARVEAVPAEDRSVGTRIPRAAYDAIRRGLTTGPVLVQTPRAGYAASLACDTCRAPARCTVCTGPLVVDGPAVPPHCRWCGHVESPWACPTCGGHGLRAPVRGEARTAEELGRMFPGTTVRSSSGERVVDRVGDSADLVVATVGAEPVADDGYTAVIVLDTWLSLARDDLRAAEEALRRWLNAAALVRPGGHVVAVGDPAHPALQALVRWDPTGFARREAQERSQAHLPPAARLATVTGDLGALDDVLHLVDLPAGAEVLGPVPVDDEHRVLLRVPRSSGEALSRSLGDLQRVRSARKLDPVRIQVDPLTI